In the genome of Afipia felis ATCC 53690, the window GGCCCCAAGCACTTTTCCGTTTGCGCTCGTAACGACCGCGCCTCCTGGCAAGGCGGTAAGCTGCGGATCGCAGAAATAGTTTGCCTGGAAGTTAGCTTGGCCCAGGCGGCCCAACCACACATCGGTGTTCACGCCAATCCGCGCGGACGAATAGGCCTTGCCCTGCGATATCGCGATGCTTCGTACCGGCGCGTCATCGTTCCGCGCAAAACTCAGGGCAAAGCCGAAGGCATCGCACACGCTGACGCAGATCGGCCGGCCATAATCGGTAGCCGCCTTGTCGAGTGCTGCCGTTACAAGTTTTTGAGCAAGCTTCAGTCCGATTGTGTCCATGCCGATCATTCCACTCCATCCAGAAGACAATGGCCGGCGATGCCCTGCGACACGCCGGCCAAGATAGCTTTCATCAGCGATTACGATTTCGCTTGTTCGTACAACGTGCCCTGAACCGGATGCTCGTTGAGCTCCTGGACCACTGTCTTCGTTTCTGTTTCTTTCTGCACCTTGCGATACATCCACGCCGTGAGCAGCGGCGTGAGCACAGCGGTCACGATCACGGACGCCGCAACCTGAACCGTGGCGACGGGTGCAATCGCGGCGTAGGAATGATCCGCCGCCGCAATGGCCGGCGGCACCGCCGCAGAATTACCCGCCGTGCTGGACGCCGCAGCCCCGGCGATGCCGGTACCACCGAGCAGTTTGTCGACGAAGATGCAGACGGTGCCGGTAACAACCAGCGTCAGGATACCGAGCCCGATACCCGACAGCCCGCCGGTGATGACGTTGGTGAGGTTGATGTTCTGCCCCAACGTGAAGGCCATGAACGGCACGATCAGGGCTTCACGCGATCCGAAGAACTCGCGAACATCCTTGTCCAGATTGCCGAGAATTGCGCCGACGACGATCGGGGCGACCACCGACACCATCGACAGCCACGGAATATTGGCCAAACCGGCGCCGACCAGAATGATCATGGTCAGGAAGGGGCCGGTTTCAACGCTCTGCGGCACGTAGGTGCCGACGTCATCCTCGTCGCCCATCGCGCTGGTGAGCGCGAGGAACATACCGCCATTGGTATCGCCGAGTGCAACGAGGAGCGCCAGCGTGCTGAGGCCGAACACTTCACCACCGAAGAACTTCGCAACCGCCAATGCGATAAGGGTTGCAACGCCAACCTTGGCGAACAACAGCCCAAAGCCGCGCTTCATCATGCGCGGTGCGGCGCTGAACTGCATCTTGGTGCCGACAGTGAACAAATACATGCCAAGCACGGTCGGGTAACCTGCCCCGCTCAATGCCTCGGTGAATCCGCCAATCTTCAGAAGGTTTGGAAAGAAGGTATTGACGACCATTCCGAGAAACAGCGGAACGACCATAAGGCCACCCGGGACCTTGTTAATGGCTTGCATGATTTTCACGGCGACTTCCTCCGGTTTGTTGTTGTGAATCGGAGGGTCAAGGCGAACGCCGGCCGTCGTACGGCATACGCCATCTATCCCTCCCACGAATTCCATATATGGAACTATTGTTCTTTATGTGGTATGCTAATTCACATACGACCGGAAGATCAACAGTGTTGATGGCATCCATCGAATTTGACAGGCACAACCTGTTGAACGTCTTTCCAAAGAAAACCCGAGCATCGGCGATGAACCTGGAAAACCTGGATATGAAACTGCCGGCTCCGGCGCTGGCTAAAGGCTTCGCCATTCTTGCGCTGGTGGCCGAGCAGCCGGGACTGAAATTCGCCGATATCCGCTTGCGTCTGAAGTTGCCCAACAGCAGCTGCCACCATCTGTTGAACACGCTCTGTCATCTCGGCGCGCTTCAGATGAATGAAGACCGGGGATTCATTCTCGGGTTGCGCCTTCTTGAGCTGGGTTCGCTCGCCGCAGGTCAGCGAACGATCGAACATCAGGCCCTGCCCTACCTGCAACGACTCTCAAACGAGTTGCAGCTCACATGCCATCTTGGTGTTCTGGAAGGCTACAATGCGATGTATCTCCTCAAGGTCGAAGGCAACCGCGAGATCCGCGTCAACACGTGGGTCGGCAAGCGACTGTCGCTACACAGCTCGTCGCTCGGCAAGATCCTGTTGGCATGGCTTCCAGAGACCGAGGTCGACGACAAACTCCGTCACGTAACCTGGCAGCAGAAGGGACCAAAGACGCTGACCGATCCGCAACAATACCGGGATCATCTGTGCGAGGTCCGCGCCCAAGGTTGGGCGCTCGACGACGAAGAAGACAATCCTAACGTCCGCTGCATCGCGGCGCCGGTGTTCGATATGCACGGGCGCGTGGTCGCCGCTGCCAGCATCGTGAGCACTGTCCTCGACATTTCAGATTCGAAAATCCCACAGCTAGCTGAGCGCGTCTGCGCGATGGCGCGGGAGATATCAAACGACCTCGGCTATCGCGAGAACGCCGGCCGCGCTTGAGCGCGATCGCACCAATTGCGGAACGCAAGTGCATCACCGCTTATTTTTGAAAATGGAGCTTCAGATGATCGTACTGATAACGGGTGCTACCGCCGGCTTCGGCGAAGCGATGGCACGCCGATTTGTAAAAGAAGGCCACCGCGTCATCGCGACCGGGCGTCGGCAGGACAGACTCGACGCACTGCGTAACGAGCTGGGGGGTGACCGGGTTTACACGCTGATGCTTGACGTACGTTCCCATGAAGCCGTTACACAGGCCATTACGAACTTGCCGTCAGACTGGTCCGAGATCGATATTTTGGTGAACAATGCTGGCCTTGCCGCCGGGGTTGAGGTCGCACAGGCGGCCAACCTCGATGATTGGGATGCAATGGTCGACACCAACATAAAGGGGTTACTCTACATGACCCGCGCCGTGCTGCCTGGCATGGTTGCACGCGATCGCGGGCACATCGTCAACATCGGTTCAACGGCAGGATCATACGCCTATGCAGGCGGCAGCGTGTATGGAGCAAGTAAGGCATTCGTCCGCCAGTTCTCGCTGGCACTTCGTTCCGACCTGCATGGCACACGCGTGCGCGCAACTGACATTGAGCCGGGTCTCGTGGGCGGCACGGAATTCTCGACAGTGCGATTCTCCGGCGACACTGAAAAGGCTTCCAAGATGTATGAGAACGCCGATCCGCTCACGCCCGATGATATCGCCGAGACGGTGCACTGGGTGACTTCGCTGCCAGCGCGGGTTAATGTCAACACCGTTGAATTGATGCCGGTCTCGCAAGCATTCGCAAGATTGGCCGTTCACCGCTGGAATTGAGGATTCGCGACTGAGCCGCCGGCGATGCAACTGTCCTCGGGCATCGGCCACGCCATCAACGCGTCGCCGGCCCAACTTTATAGCCGACAATACGCGTGTTCCAGACGCAAGGCGCGGCATCGTCGGCCCACTGCTGGGTCGCCCACAGTGTCTCGCGATCCAGCGGATCAAGCGATGTCAGCGTGCCCGCCGAATTTCCCATCGGAACCATACCCATCTTGTTCAAGCAGCTATAAGGCTGCGTTCCTGCGGCAACCGTGATCGGATCGCGGAAGGTATTGGCCGGATCACCCTGTCGGCGGGTCCAGAGAAGGACAGATAAATGCTCGCGTACACTTGATGACGCGCCGACGATGCCCAAATTGCCCGCATCATCCACGCCGATGGTCCCGAACTCGAGATGAGAGTCCGAACTCGCGATCTTACCCGTCTGGCTGACCACGCAGGCGCCCGCGTTCGAGCAATCAAGCTCCACCCAAATCAAGATATTGTTGGCGTCCACGCCTTGCGACCCGCATGAATCCGTGCAGGGTCCTGTGCCAAGGACACCGTACAAACGGGAGCCGTGCTGAACGACATTCATCAAACGATGGCTGGCCGCAGCACGAAGTCCGATCTCGCTGCCGGCTTGCGGCACTGCCATGATCTTGTCGCAGCATGGCGAGTTATAGAACCACTTGTTTTCCTGAGAACCAATAGCGGTCTTGATCACCTGTTGGGCGCCGCCGGCATTGTAAATGCCTGTGGCCCCATTCCACGTGAACG includes:
- a CDS encoding 2-keto-3-deoxygluconate permease; the protein is MQAINKVPGGLMVVPLFLGMVVNTFFPNLLKIGGFTEALSGAGYPTVLGMYLFTVGTKMQFSAAPRMMKRGFGLLFAKVGVATLIALAVAKFFGGEVFGLSTLALLVALGDTNGGMFLALTSAMGDEDDVGTYVPQSVETGPFLTMIILVGAGLANIPWLSMVSVVAPIVVGAILGNLDKDVREFFGSREALIVPFMAFTLGQNINLTNVITGGLSGIGLGILTLVVTGTVCIFVDKLLGGTGIAGAAASSTAGNSAAVPPAIAAADHSYAAIAPVATVQVAASVIVTAVLTPLLTAWMYRKVQKETETKTVVQELNEHPVQGTLYEQAKS
- the ydfG gene encoding bifunctional NADP-dependent 3-hydroxy acid dehydrogenase/3-hydroxypropionate dehydrogenase YdfG, with product MIVLITGATAGFGEAMARRFVKEGHRVIATGRRQDRLDALRNELGGDRVYTLMLDVRSHEAVTQAITNLPSDWSEIDILVNNAGLAAGVEVAQAANLDDWDAMVDTNIKGLLYMTRAVLPGMVARDRGHIVNIGSTAGSYAYAGGSVYGASKAFVRQFSLALRSDLHGTRVRATDIEPGLVGGTEFSTVRFSGDTEKASKMYENADPLTPDDIAETVHWVTSLPARVNVNTVELMPVSQAFARLAVHRWN
- a CDS encoding GlcG/HbpS family heme-binding protein yields the protein MIGMDTIGLKLAQKLVTAALDKAATDYGRPICVSVCDAFGFALSFARNDDAPVRSIAISQGKAYSSARIGVNTDVWLGRLGQANFQANYFCDPQLTALPGGAVVTSANGKVLGAVGISGLAPHEDQAIANAIAELATENSTQ
- a CDS encoding IclR family transcriptional regulator, whose protein sequence is MASIEFDRHNLLNVFPKKTRASAMNLENLDMKLPAPALAKGFAILALVAEQPGLKFADIRLRLKLPNSSCHHLLNTLCHLGALQMNEDRGFILGLRLLELGSLAAGQRTIEHQALPYLQRLSNELQLTCHLGVLEGYNAMYLLKVEGNREIRVNTWVGKRLSLHSSSLGKILLAWLPETEVDDKLRHVTWQQKGPKTLTDPQQYRDHLCEVRAQGWALDDEEDNPNVRCIAAPVFDMHGRVVAAASIVSTVLDISDSKIPQLAERVCAMAREISNDLGYRENAGRA